One window from the genome of Acidimicrobiales bacterium encodes:
- a CDS encoding amidohydrolase family protein produces MSVTDHEPLPYNAVAGRVVHDADAHIMETPTWLRDHADPAIRDRIEPLRYPGGNELRQTGDPEEQQRDLAAAFDRLAAKHRSDEYRSTEAADIMLRKNFAATGSFLPDDRGRALDLLGFSSQLVFNTFHNRRLRDWEHSGDLDLAYGAARAHNRGMVEFCSADPRLLPTCYVPLADFDRAAAMADEALAGGAAALLVASGCPPGHSPSHRGLDPVWARAQEARIPVVFHVGGTADLIDHNYFVNGLPIPPDFHGGEENFRSVDYVGIPFPPMQTLATMIFDGVLERFPELRIGVIEQGAVWVPSWMRQMESAVEAFTRHEERLQALSLRPSEYVRRQVRVTPYPTEDVGWIISQSGPEVCMFSSDYPHVEGGRRPLERFEASLGDASDDVRRRFYSENFLDLMGSAAKSLAA; encoded by the coding sequence ATGTCCGTGACCGACCACGAGCCGTTGCCGTACAACGCTGTCGCCGGGCGGGTGGTACACGACGCCGACGCCCACATCATGGAGACGCCGACGTGGCTGCGCGACCACGCGGACCCTGCGATCCGCGACCGGATCGAGCCGCTGCGCTACCCCGGCGGCAACGAGCTGCGCCAGACCGGCGACCCGGAAGAGCAACAGCGCGACCTCGCTGCTGCGTTCGACCGTCTCGCCGCCAAGCACCGCTCCGACGAGTACCGGTCCACCGAGGCCGCCGACATCATGTTGCGCAAGAACTTCGCCGCAACCGGCTCGTTCCTGCCCGACGACCGGGGTCGGGCCCTCGACCTGCTCGGCTTCTCGAGCCAGCTCGTGTTCAACACGTTCCACAACCGGCGTCTGCGCGACTGGGAGCACTCGGGCGACCTCGACCTCGCGTACGGCGCGGCCCGGGCCCACAACCGGGGGATGGTCGAGTTCTGCTCCGCCGACCCCCGCCTGTTGCCGACGTGCTACGTGCCGCTGGCCGACTTCGACCGGGCCGCCGCCATGGCCGACGAAGCGCTCGCCGGGGGAGCCGCGGCCCTGCTGGTGGCGTCGGGTTGCCCGCCGGGGCACTCGCCCAGCCACCGCGGCCTCGACCCGGTGTGGGCGCGGGCGCAGGAGGCCCGCATCCCTGTGGTGTTCCACGTGGGCGGCACAGCCGACCTGATCGACCACAACTACTTCGTGAACGGCCTGCCGATCCCGCCCGACTTCCACGGTGGCGAGGAGAACTTCCGCTCGGTCGACTACGTGGGCATCCCGTTCCCGCCCATGCAGACGCTCGCCACGATGATCTTCGACGGCGTCCTCGAGCGCTTCCCGGAGCTGCGCATCGGGGTGATCGAGCAAGGCGCCGTGTGGGTGCCGTCGTGGATGCGCCAGATGGAGTCGGCCGTGGAGGCGTTCACCCGCCACGAGGAGCGGCTGCAGGCGTTGTCGCTGCGGCCGTCGGAGTACGTGCGTCGCCAGGTGCGGGTCACGCCGTATCCCACCGAGGACGTCGGCTGGATCATCTCCCAGTCCGGCCCCGAGGTGTGCATGTTCTCGTCGGACTACCCGCATGTGGAAGGTGGGCGCCGGCCGCTGGAGCGGTTCGAGGCGTCCCTCGGCGACGCGTCCGACGACGTGCGCCGCCGGTTCTACAGCGAGAACTTCCTCGACCTGATGGGTTCAGCCGCCAAGTCCCTCGCCGCCTGA
- the secG gene encoding preprotein translocase subunit SecG, translated as MILTVAIIHVVISFTMGVLILLHSGRGGGLSDMFGGMGAQAQGSTVMERNLDRVTLVCALIFTFTTVALGLLMKGS; from the coding sequence ATGATTCTCACCGTCGCCATCATCCACGTGGTCATCTCGTTCACCATGGGCGTGCTGATCCTGTTGCACAGTGGACGCGGCGGCGGCCTGTCCGACATGTTCGGCGGCATGGGTGCCCAGGCACAGGGCTCCACGGTGATGGAGCGCAACCTCGACCGCGTGACCCTCGTGTGCGCCCTGATCTTCACGTTCACCACGGTGGCGCTCGGGCTGCTCATGAAGGGCAGCTGA
- a CDS encoding dipeptide ABC transporter ATP-binding protein, with product MSAPDVTTTEESAAGDEHEAATSRPPLLETVDLVKEFRGPRIGWSIRRAKVHAVSGVSIWVDRGETLGVVGESGCGKSTLGRVIMGLSPRTAGQVLLDGRDTQSLNREERRAARLQMQLVFQDPFASLNPRMSVGETLAEPLRIHQKLSRTDANDRVGELLETVGLSPEHRGRYPHEFSGGQRQRVGIARALSIDPALVVLDEPVSALDVSIQAGVINLLIRLQRERGLAYVFIAHDLSVVRHISDRVAVMYLGKVVETGPRDAIYNRAMHPYTQALMSAVPIPDPTRERARRRIILQGDVPSPIDPPSGCRFRTRCPKAQDICAIEEPELEPHDDNDEHRIACHFAEPIKVI from the coding sequence GTGAGCGCCCCCGACGTGACGACCACCGAGGAGTCCGCCGCTGGCGACGAGCACGAGGCTGCGACGTCCCGTCCGCCGCTGCTCGAGACCGTGGACCTCGTCAAGGAGTTCCGCGGTCCCAGGATCGGCTGGTCGATCCGCCGAGCGAAGGTCCACGCCGTGAGCGGCGTGTCCATCTGGGTCGACCGGGGCGAGACGCTCGGCGTGGTCGGCGAGTCCGGCTGCGGCAAGTCGACACTCGGGCGCGTGATCATGGGCCTGTCACCGCGGACCGCGGGACAGGTGCTGCTCGACGGGCGCGACACGCAGTCGCTCAACCGGGAGGAACGCCGGGCGGCCCGGTTGCAGATGCAACTGGTCTTCCAGGACCCGTTCGCGTCGCTCAACCCGCGCATGAGCGTCGGCGAGACCCTCGCCGAGCCGCTGCGGATCCACCAGAAGCTGTCCCGGACCGACGCCAACGACCGGGTGGGGGAGTTGCTCGAGACGGTCGGCCTGTCGCCCGAGCACCGTGGCCGCTACCCGCACGAGTTCTCCGGCGGGCAGCGACAGCGGGTCGGCATCGCGCGGGCGCTGTCGATCGACCCCGCACTTGTCGTGCTCGACGAGCCGGTGTCCGCCCTCGACGTGTCGATCCAGGCCGGCGTCATCAACTTGTTGATCCGCCTCCAGCGCGAGCGTGGCCTCGCGTACGTGTTCATCGCGCATGACCTCTCGGTGGTGCGCCACATCTCGGACCGGGTCGCTGTCATGTACCTCGGCAAAGTGGTCGAGACCGGGCCACGGGACGCCATCTACAACCGTGCGATGCACCCGTACACCCAGGCGTTGATGTCGGCCGTGCCGATCCCGGATCCCACCCGCGAGCGGGCCCGCCGCCGGATCATCCTCCAAGGCGACGTCCCGAGTCCCATCGATCCGCCCTCGGGATGCCGGTTCCGCACCAGGTGTCCGAAAGCGCAGGACATCTGCGCGATCGAGGAACCCGAGCTCGAGCCGCACGACGACAACGACGAGCACCGCATCGCCTGCCATTTCGCCGAGCCGATCAAGGTCATCTGA